In Streptomyces canus, one DNA window encodes the following:
- a CDS encoding LuxR C-terminal-related transcriptional regulator, translating into MCRRPGRHRAGAQRERRSADPSGPWVTSSTRTPRASPTAIRATQIAGQLVVSAGTVRKHPEDAFGRLGVSSRTAAVARAFPEPEAL; encoded by the coding sequence ATGTGCCGGCGACCTGGACGTCACCGCGCGGGCGCCCAGCGTGAACGACGCTCCGCCGACCCGTCCGGGCCCTGGGTCACGAGCTCCACAAGGACGCCGCGCGCCTCACCCACCGCGATCCGCGCAACGCAGATCGCCGGGCAGCTCGTCGTCTCCGCCGGCACCGTACGCAAGCATCCGGAGGACGCCTTCGGCAGACTGGGGGTGTCGAGCCGGACCGCCGCGGTGGCCCGGGCGTTCCCCGAGCCGGAGGCTCTGTGA
- a CDS encoding bifunctional [glutamine synthetase] adenylyltransferase/[glutamine synthetase]-adenylyl-L-tyrosine phosphorylase yields MTAAPGRRSSTFTRLLRHGFTDPSAAERLLDSAELSGVRNDPVLLEALGATADPDLALHGLVRLLEEQPDRELLDTVIAAKPLRDRLLGVLGASAALAEHLARHPGDWQALVTYEPRDLHPGVEEFERGLAEATDPVALRVAYRRCLLSIAARDVCGTTDLAETAAELADLATATLRAALAIARAAAPDDAALCRLAVIAMGKCGGHELNYVSDVDVIFVGEAVDGADEGKALRAATKLASHMMRVCSETTVEGSIWPVDANLRPEGRNGPLVRTLASHLAYYQRWAKTWEFQALLKARPVAGDLELGEEYVAALEPLVWKAAERENFVADVQKMRRRVVENIPVAELDRQLKLGPGGLRDVEFAVQLLQLVHGREDRSLRSGTTLNALQALVAGGYVGRADAAQLDEAYRFLRSMEHRIQLYRLRRTHLVPADEDDQRRLGRSLGLRADPVTELNREWKRHTSVVRRLHEKLFYRPLLDAVAQLGPGEIRLSAGAARERLVALGYADPASALRHLEALASGVSRKAAIQRTLLPVLLGWFAESADPDAGLLNFRKVSDALGKTPWYLRLLRDEGAAAENLARVLSAGRLAPDLLMRAPEAVALLGDGDGGGLAPRGRPGLEQEILSAVGRADGAVQGVTAARGVRRRELFRTAAADIVGSYGTETQPAEPDQGALVERVGAAVSDLTAATLAGTLRAVVREGWGDTLPTRFAVIGMGRFGGHELGYGSDADVLFVHEPREGVEERAASEAANKVVSEMRRLLQIPSADPPLLIDADLRPEGKSGPLVRTLTSYAAYYRRWSLVWEAQALLRAEPVAGDEELGRRFVELIDPLRYPAAGLGDDAVREIRRLKARMESERMPRGADPKLHTKLGPGGLSDVEWTVQLLQMRHGAGEPGLRTTRTRAALAAARAAGLISEEDTQVLDEAWVLATRVRNAVMLVRGRAGDTFPTETRELAAVGRYLGYEAGHVGDMLDDYRRTARRARSVVEELFYGA; encoded by the coding sequence ATGACGGCGGCGCCGGGGCGCAGGAGCAGTACCTTCACGCGGCTTCTGCGGCACGGTTTCACCGATCCGTCGGCCGCCGAGCGGCTGCTCGACAGCGCGGAGCTGAGCGGCGTACGCAATGACCCGGTACTGCTGGAGGCGCTCGGCGCGACCGCCGACCCCGACCTCGCCCTGCACGGTCTCGTGCGGCTCCTCGAGGAGCAGCCCGACCGGGAACTGCTCGACACCGTGATAGCGGCGAAGCCGCTGCGCGACCGGCTGCTCGGGGTGCTCGGCGCGTCCGCCGCGCTCGCCGAGCATCTCGCCCGGCACCCCGGCGACTGGCAGGCCCTCGTCACCTACGAGCCGCGCGATCTGCACCCCGGCGTCGAGGAGTTCGAACGCGGGCTCGCCGAGGCCACCGACCCCGTCGCCCTGCGCGTCGCCTACCGCCGCTGTCTGCTGTCGATCGCCGCCCGTGACGTGTGCGGCACCACCGACCTCGCCGAGACCGCCGCCGAGCTCGCCGACCTCGCCACCGCGACCCTGCGCGCCGCGCTGGCCATAGCGCGGGCGGCCGCACCCGACGACGCCGCGCTGTGCCGGCTCGCGGTGATCGCGATGGGCAAGTGCGGGGGCCACGAGCTGAACTACGTCTCCGACGTGGACGTGATCTTTGTCGGTGAGGCCGTCGACGGGGCCGACGAGGGCAAGGCCCTGCGCGCCGCCACCAAGCTCGCCTCGCACATGATGCGCGTCTGCTCCGAGACCACCGTCGAGGGGTCCATCTGGCCCGTCGACGCCAACCTGCGGCCCGAGGGCAGGAACGGCCCGCTCGTCCGCACCCTCGCCAGCCACCTCGCCTACTACCAGCGCTGGGCCAAGACCTGGGAGTTCCAGGCCCTCCTCAAGGCCCGCCCGGTCGCCGGCGACCTCGAGCTGGGCGAGGAGTACGTCGCCGCCCTCGAACCGCTGGTCTGGAAGGCCGCCGAGCGCGAGAACTTCGTCGCCGACGTGCAGAAGATGCGGCGCCGGGTCGTGGAGAACATCCCCGTCGCCGAGCTCGACCGGCAACTGAAGCTCGGCCCCGGTGGGCTCAGGGACGTCGAATTCGCCGTACAGCTCCTGCAGTTGGTGCACGGCCGCGAGGACCGTTCGCTGCGCAGCGGCACCACCCTCAACGCCCTGCAGGCCCTCGTCGCCGGCGGCTACGTCGGCCGTGCCGACGCGGCACAGCTCGACGAGGCCTACCGCTTCCTGCGCTCCATGGAACACCGCATCCAGCTCTACCGACTGCGCCGCACCCACCTGGTCCCCGCGGACGAGGACGACCAGCGCCGCCTCGGCCGCTCCCTCGGTCTGCGCGCCGACCCGGTGACCGAGCTGAATCGCGAGTGGAAGCGGCACACCTCCGTCGTACGACGCCTGCACGAGAAGCTCTTCTACCGGCCGCTGCTGGACGCCGTGGCCCAACTCGGCCCCGGCGAGATCAGGTTGAGCGCCGGTGCGGCGCGCGAGCGGCTCGTCGCGCTCGGGTACGCCGACCCTGCCTCCGCCCTGCGGCACCTGGAGGCCCTGGCCTCCGGCGTCAGCCGCAAGGCCGCCATCCAGCGCACCCTCCTTCCGGTCCTGCTGGGCTGGTTCGCCGAGTCCGCCGACCCGGACGCCGGACTGCTCAACTTCCGCAAGGTGTCGGACGCGTTGGGCAAGACCCCTTGGTACCTACGGCTGTTGAGGGACGAGGGCGCCGCCGCCGAGAACCTCGCACGCGTCCTGTCCGCCGGACGCCTCGCCCCCGACCTGCTGATGCGCGCACCCGAAGCCGTGGCGCTCCTCGGGGACGGCGACGGCGGCGGACTGGCTCCGCGCGGGCGGCCCGGTCTCGAACAGGAGATACTCTCCGCGGTCGGCCGCGCCGACGGCGCCGTCCAGGGCGTCACGGCGGCCCGTGGCGTCCGCCGCCGCGAACTCTTCCGTACGGCCGCCGCGGACATCGTCGGGTCCTACGGCACCGAGACCCAGCCGGCCGAGCCGGACCAGGGCGCCCTGGTGGAGCGCGTCGGCGCCGCCGTGTCCGACCTGACCGCCGCGACCCTCGCCGGCACCCTGCGCGCGGTCGTCCGGGAGGGCTGGGGCGACACCCTGCCCACCCGATTCGCCGTCATCGGCATGGGCCGCTTCGGCGGTCACGAACTCGGCTACGGCTCCGACGCGGACGTCCTCTTCGTCCACGAGCCCCGCGAGGGCGTCGAGGAGCGGGCGGCCTCCGAGGCCGCCAACAAGGTCGTCTCCGAGATGCGCCGCCTGCTCCAGATCCCGAGCGCCGACCCACCGCTGCTCATCGACGCCGACCTGCGCCCGGAGGGCAAGTCCGGGCCGCTGGTCCGCACGTTGACGTCGTACGCGGCCTACTACCGCCGCTGGTCGCTGGTCTGGGAGGCTCAGGCCCTGCTGCGGGCCGAACCGGTCGCCGGGGACGAGGAGTTGGGCCGCCGGTTCGTCGAACTGATCGACCCCCTGCGCTATCCGGCGGCGGGCCTCGGCGACGACGCCGTACGCGAGATCCGGCGGCTGAAGGCGCGCATGGAGTCCGAGCGGATGCCTCGCGGCGCCGACCCCAAGCTGCACACCAAGCTCGGGCCCGGCGGGCTGTCCGACGTCGAGTGGACGGTCCAGCTCCTCCAGATGCGGCACGGTGCCGGCGAGCCGGGGCTGCGGACCACCCGCACCCGGGCGGCGCTCGCTGCCGCGCGGGCGGCCGGGCTGATCTCCGAGGAGGACACCCAGGTCCTCGACGAGGCGTGGGTGCTGGCCACGCGGGTGCGGAACGCGGTGATGCTGGTGCGGGGGCGGGCCGGGGACACGTTTCCGACGGAGACGCGTGAACTCGCTGCGGTGGGACGGTACTTGGGGTATGAGGCCGGGCACGTGGGGGACATGCTGGACGACTATCGGCGTACGGCTCGGCGGGCTCGGAGTGTGGTGGAGGAGTTGTTCTACGGGGCGTAG
- a CDS encoding DMT family transporter — protein MSPASTLRMAVLALLWGSGFLWIKLALDHGLSPAQITIARCVLGTAVLFLLARAAGQPLPRSRSTWGHLIVAALFCNAIPFALFAIGEQSVDSGVAGVLNATTPLWSLLIGLLLGTDHGLRPLRLTGLLLGFAGTVLIFAPWHRSGLLTWGALALLAAAASYAVAFAYMARTLTSGQAPLAYSAAQLLMATAWTTLSVPVAGPVDTDLIGLAAVTALGVLGTGVTFYLNYRLIADEGPVTAATVGYLLPVVSVTLGAVLLDERVGLRVLVGMAIVLTGVALTRPKGARGCADTRLRRGVRQAPTGPQPKTLARPAKNYAP, from the coding sequence ATGTCCCCCGCCTCCACTCTGCGTATGGCCGTCCTCGCCCTCCTCTGGGGGTCCGGCTTCCTCTGGATCAAGCTCGCCCTCGACCACGGCCTCTCCCCCGCCCAGATCACGATCGCGCGGTGCGTGCTGGGCACGGCGGTGCTGTTCCTCCTGGCCCGCGCGGCAGGTCAGCCGCTGCCCCGCTCCCGCTCCACCTGGGGTCATCTGATCGTCGCCGCACTGTTCTGCAACGCCATCCCCTTCGCTCTGTTCGCGATCGGTGAGCAGAGCGTCGATTCCGGCGTCGCGGGCGTCCTGAACGCGACGACCCCGCTGTGGTCCCTGCTGATCGGCCTCCTGCTCGGCACCGACCACGGCCTGCGCCCCCTACGGCTGACCGGCCTGCTCCTCGGCTTCGCAGGCACCGTGCTGATCTTCGCCCCCTGGCACCGCTCGGGTCTGCTGACCTGGGGCGCCCTGGCCCTCCTGGCCGCCGCCGCGAGCTACGCCGTGGCCTTCGCGTACATGGCCCGCACACTCACCTCCGGGCAGGCCCCGTTGGCGTACTCCGCCGCCCAACTCCTCATGGCGACGGCGTGGACCACGCTGTCGGTGCCGGTGGCGGGTCCGGTGGACACCGACCTCATCGGGCTGGCGGCGGTGACGGCCCTGGGGGTGCTGGGCACGGGGGTGACCTTCTACCTCAACTACCGCCTGATAGCGGACGAGGGCCCGGTGACGGCGGCGACGGTCGGCTACCTGCTGCCGGTCGTCTCGGTGACCCTGGGCGCGGTGCTGCTGGACGAGCGGGTAGGGCTGAGAGTGCTGGTGGGCATGGCGATCGTGCTGACAGGGGTGGCGCTCACGCGCCCCAAAGGGGCGCGGGGCTGTGCCGATACGCGGCTCCGCCGCGGGGTGCGGCAGGCCCCCACCGGCCCGCAGCCGAAGACCTTGGCCCGCCCGGCGAAGAACTACGCCCCGTAG
- a CDS encoding LysR family transcriptional regulator produces the protein MLDVRRMQMLAAVVSNGSVTAAAARLGYTPSAISQQVAALEREAGTELLERVGRGVRPTAAGLLLTEYADAIGRQVAEAETALGDLLAGRTGRLSVRYFATAGAHLVAPAVARLRAEQPGVQIDLKLTGPDPLPDVREGRADLALVVGPSDEDGVRLLHLLDDPYLAVLPAAHPLAGRRSIHLTDLADQPWVGSEWPGPCLDAQLTACATAGFHPRFVVDSEDYATAQGFVAAGLGVTLIPRLGLGGRHPDVAVRQLRGPEPARAIYAAVRQTALPQPALAAFVEALREAAAG, from the coding sequence ATGCTTGATGTGCGACGCATGCAGATGCTGGCGGCCGTGGTGAGCAACGGCTCGGTGACGGCGGCCGCGGCCCGGCTCGGCTACACGCCCTCCGCGATCAGCCAGCAGGTGGCCGCACTGGAGAGGGAGGCCGGGACCGAGCTCCTCGAACGGGTCGGGCGAGGTGTGCGGCCCACGGCCGCCGGGCTGTTGCTCACGGAGTACGCGGACGCGATCGGCCGGCAGGTCGCCGAGGCGGAGACGGCCCTCGGGGATCTCCTCGCGGGCCGCACGGGCCGGCTCTCGGTGCGCTACTTCGCCACGGCCGGAGCCCATCTGGTCGCCCCCGCGGTGGCGCGGCTGCGGGCCGAACAACCCGGCGTGCAGATCGATCTGAAGCTGACGGGACCCGACCCGCTGCCGGACGTGCGGGAGGGGCGGGCGGACCTGGCGCTGGTGGTGGGACCGTCCGACGAGGACGGCGTACGGCTGCTGCATCTGCTCGACGACCCGTACCTGGCCGTGCTCCCCGCGGCGCATCCCCTCGCGGGCCGCCGATCGATCCACCTGACCGACCTGGCCGACCAACCCTGGGTCGGCAGCGAGTGGCCCGGCCCCTGCCTCGACGCTCAGCTCACCGCCTGTGCCACGGCAGGGTTCCACCCGCGCTTCGTCGTGGACAGCGAGGACTACGCCACGGCCCAGGGCTTCGTGGCGGCGGGACTCGGGGTGACCCTGATCCCGCGACTGGGGCTCGGGGGCCGGCATCCGGACGTGGCGGTACGGCAGCTCCGGGGCCCGGAGCCGGCGCGGGCGATCTACGCGGCCGTACGGCAGACCGCGCTGCCGCAACCGGCACTCGCGGCGTTCGTCGAGGCACTCCGAGAGGCAGCCGCGGGCTAG
- a CDS encoding phosphatase PAP2 family protein — protein MGDSTVTSLEDRETAAAPDSLTAADRPAFLRRLRTPRRPRIWFEILLIAVSYWTYSQVRNAVPEQKTEALRNADWIWRMEHHLGIAVEESVNHAVNSVTWLVVGMNYYYATLHFIVTLSVLVWLYRSHPGRYAATRLVLFATTGVALVGYYLYPLAPPRLMNGSHFVDTVMVHQTWGSMASGDLKHMSNQYAAMPSMHIGWSVWCGLTIFALASVPWVRVLGLLYPTVTLLVIVATANHFWLDAVGGILCLLFGFMVARIWHGALPYALPKVVPPKAKATPRPVKA, from the coding sequence ATGGGTGACTCGACCGTGACCAGCCTGGAAGACCGCGAGACCGCGGCCGCTCCGGACTCCCTCACGGCCGCGGACCGGCCGGCATTCCTCCGCCGCCTGCGCACCCCGCGCCGCCCGCGCATCTGGTTCGAGATCCTGTTGATCGCGGTGAGTTACTGGACGTACTCACAGGTCCGCAACGCGGTTCCGGAGCAGAAGACGGAGGCGCTGCGCAACGCCGACTGGATCTGGCGGATGGAGCACCATCTGGGCATCGCGGTCGAGGAGTCCGTGAACCACGCGGTGAACTCCGTGACTTGGCTCGTCGTCGGCATGAACTACTACTACGCGACGCTGCACTTCATCGTGACGCTGAGCGTCCTGGTCTGGCTCTACCGCAGCCACCCCGGCCGCTACGCGGCGACGCGTCTGGTGCTTTTCGCGACCACGGGTGTGGCGCTGGTCGGTTACTACCTGTATCCACTGGCACCCCCGCGGCTGATGAACGGCAGCCACTTCGTCGACACGGTCATGGTCCACCAGACCTGGGGCTCGATGGCCTCCGGCGACCTGAAGCACATGTCCAACCAGTACGCCGCGATGCCGTCCATGCACATCGGCTGGTCCGTGTGGTGCGGCCTGACGATCTTCGCGCTGGCGTCGGTGCCGTGGGTACGTGTGCTGGGCCTCCTCTACCCGACGGTGACGCTCCTGGTCATCGTGGCCACCGCCAACCACTTCTGGCTCGACGCGGTCGGCGGCATCCTGTGCCTGCTGTTCGGCTTCATGGTGGCGCGGATCTGGCACGGGGCGCTGCCGTACGCCTTGCCGAAAGTGGTACCGCCGAAGGCGAAGGCCACTCCGCGGCCCGTCAAGGCCTAG